One genomic window of Solanum dulcamara chromosome 10, daSolDulc1.2, whole genome shotgun sequence includes the following:
- the LOC129871709 gene encoding probable alpha,alpha-trehalose-phosphate synthase [UDP-forming] 9 — MASRSSANFFDLASGDILDIPPTPRALPRMMTVPGIISDGYGSNDGDSDSMSSACHERKIIVANMLPLHAQRDTTAEKWFFSLDEDSLLLQLKDGFSPETEVIYVGSLKVDVEPSEQEEVTQRLLEEFKCVPTFVPRDIQENFYHGFCKQQLWPLFHYMLPMCPDHADRFDRQLWQAYVSANKLFADKVMEVVNPEDDYIWVQDYHLMVLPTFLRKRYHRVKLGFFLHSPFPSSEIYRTLPVRDEILKGLLNCDLIGFHTFDYARHFLSCCSRMLGLDYESKRGHIGLDYFGRTVYIKILPVGIHMGRLDSVLNLSSTFAKAKEVQEQFKGKKVILGVDDMDIFKGISLKLLAFEHLLQQQEDLLGKLVLVQIVNPARSSGKDVQEAKRETYLTAERINQVHGRSNYEPVMLIDRPVARFEKTAYYAVAECCIVNAVRDGMNLVPYNYIVCRQGSPGMDEAMGIETDSPRTSMLVVSEFIGCSPSLSGAIRVNPWDIEAVAEALNVAITMSNSEKELRHEKHFRYVSSHDVAYWARSFMQDLERACQHHYSKRCWGIGLGLGFRVIALSPSFRKLSIDHIVSSYRRTQRRAIFLDYDGTVVPQSSMVKAPSAEVISLLNALSNEPKNTVYIVSGRGRTSLCEWLAPCERLGIAAEHGYFIRGNKTSEWDYLDSNLEWKEIAEPVMQLYTEATDGSYIEPKESALVWHHYDADPDFGSCQAKELLDHLESVLANEPAVVKRGQHIVEVKPQGVTKGLVAAKVLSMMVDSGKPPDFVMCIGDDRSDEDMFESILSTVSSPSVTAAPDIFACTVGQKPSKAKYYLDDTADVLRLLGGLANASNPKPIDTAQFQVAFGSVI; from the exons ATGGCATCAAGATCTAGTGCAAACTTTTTCGACTTGGCATCTGGGGACATACTGGATATACCTCCGACTCCTAGAGCTCTTCCACGTATGATGACTGTTCCTGGGATAATTTCTGATGGTTATGGCAGCAATGATGGGGATTCAGATAGTATGTCATCTGCTTGTCATGAGCGAAAAATTATTGTTGCAAACATGTTGCCTTTGCATGCTCAAAGGGATACAACAGCTGAAAAGTGGTTCTTCAGTTTGGACGAGGATTCTCTTTTATTACAACTGAAGGATGGGTTTTCACCTGAAACTGAGGTTATCTATGTGGGCTCTCTCAAGGTAGATGTGGAGCCCAGTGAACAGGAGGAAGTTACACAGCGACTACTTGAGGAGTTCAAGTGTGTGCCTACCTTTGTACCTCGTGACATCCAGGAAAATTTTTATCATGGCTTCTGTAAGCAACAACTGTGGCCTCTTTTTCACTACATGCTCCCGATGTGCCCAGACCATGCAGATCGTTTTGACCGTCAGCTGTGGCAAGCGTATGTCTCAGCAAACAAGCTATTTGCTGATAAGGTTATGGAAGTGGTTAATCCCGAGGATGATTATATCTGGGTTCAAGATTACCACCTTATGGTTCTTCCGACATTCTTAAGAAAGCGGTACCATCGAGTGAAGCTTGGATTCTTTCTTCATAGCCCATTCCCATCATCAGAAATTTACCGAACTCTCCCAGTTAGGGATGAAATTCTAAAAGGATTATTAAATTGTGACCTGATTGGCTTTCATACTTTTGATTATGCACGTCATTTTCTGTCATGCTGCAGTAGAATGCTAGGTCTAGATTATGAATCTAAGCGTGGACACATCGGACTTGATTACTTTGGTCGTACAGTTTACATAAAAATTCTTCCAGTAGGCATACATATGGGTCGACTTGACTCTGTTTTGAATCTTTCTTCTACATTTGCTAAAGCTAAAGAAGTTCAAGAGCAGTTCAAAGGGAAGAAAGTCATTCTTGGTGTGGATGATATGGACATTTTTAAAGGTATTAGTTTGAAATTACTAGCTTTTGAACACCTACTACAGCAACAAGAAGATTTGCTGGGTAAACTTGTTCTTGTCCAAATAGTAAATCCTGCTCGTAGCTCTGGAAAGGATGTTCAGGAAGCAAAGAGGGAGACGTATTTGACTGCCGAGAGGATCAACCAAGTTCATGGAAGATCTAATTATGAGCCTGTAATGTTGATAGATCGTCCAGTTGCTCGATTTGAGAAGACTGCATACTATGCTGTTGCTGAATGTTGCATAGTCAATGCAGTGAGGGATGGGATGAATTTAGTGCCTTACAACTATATTGTCTGTAGGCAAGGCTCTCCTGGTATGGATGAGGCAATGGGTATCGAAACTGATTCACCTAGAACTAGCATGCTTGTTGTGTCTGAATTTATTGGTTGTTCACCATCATTGAGTGGGGCAATTAGGGTAAATCCATGGGATATTGAAGCTGTGGCTGAGGCTTTAAATGTGGCCATTACAATGTCTAATTCTGAGAAAGAACTTCGTCATGAGAAGCACTTCCGCTATGTGAGCTCTCACGATGTAGCTTATTGGGCTCGTAGCTTCATGCAGGATTTGGAGAGAGCATGCCAACATCATTATAGTAAGCGTTGCTGGGGCATTGGCCTGGGCCTAGGTTTCAGAGTTATTGCGCTTTCACCAAGCTTTAGAAAGTTGTCCATAGATCACATTGTTTCCTCGTACAGGAGGACACAGAGAAGGGCTATATTTTTGGACTATGACGGTACTGTTGTACCTCAGTCATCTATGGTTAAAGCTCCAAGTGCCGAAGTTATTTCTCTGTTGAACGCTCTAAGTAATGAACCTAAAAACACTGTGTATATTGTTAGTGGCAGAGGAAGGACTTCATTATGTGAGTGGCTTGCACCATGCGAAAGGCTCGGAATAGCTGCTGAACATGGGTACTTCATAAG GGGTAATAAAACCTCTGAATGGGATTATTTAGATTCTAATCTTGAATGGAAAGAAATTGCGGAACCTGTGATGCAACTTTACACGGAAGCAACTGATGGATCATATATAGAGCCTAAAGAGAGTGCATTGGTGTGGCACCATTATGATGCAGACCCTGACTTCGGCTCCTGTCAGGCAAAGGAATTGTTGGATCATTTGGAAAGTGTACTTGCAAATGAACCTGCAGTTGTTAAGAGGGGTCAACACATTGTTGAAGTCAAGCCGCAA GGTGTTACCAAAGGATTAGTTGCGGCGAAAGTTCTCTCGATGATGGTTGATAGTGGGAAACCTCCTGATTTTGTGATGTGCATTGGAGATGACAGGTCGGATGAGGACATGTTTGAGAGCATATTAAGCACTGTATCCAGTCCGTCGGTCACTGCTGCCCCTGATATCTTTGCCTGCACTGTTGGGCAAAAGCCAAGCAAAGCCAAGTATTACCTCGATGATACTGCTGATGTTCTTAGACTGCTTGGAGGCCTTGCTAATGCTTCTAATCCAAAGCCAATCGATACTGCTCAATTCCAGGTCGCCTTTGGTTCTGTTATTTGA